One part of the Bradyrhizobium sp. CB1650 genome encodes these proteins:
- the rpe gene encoding ribulose-phosphate 3-epimerase, translated as MTQALSPRPLAIAPSILASDFSRLGEEVRAVDAAGADWIHLDVMDGHFVPNISYGPDVIKAMRPHTKKIFDAHLMISPCDPYLEAFAKAGCDHITVHAEAGPHLHRSLQAIRALGKKAGVSLNPGTPISALEYVLDLIDLVLVMSVNPGFGGQTFVASAIGKIRDIRAMTAGRPIDIEVDGGVGPDVAGALAAAGANAFVAGTSVFRGGTLEAYKTNIAAIRNAALGARGEAI; from the coding sequence ATGACCCAAGCCCTCAGCCCCCGCCCCCTGGCGATCGCGCCTTCCATCCTGGCCTCGGATTTTTCCCGGCTCGGCGAAGAGGTCCGCGCGGTGGACGCGGCCGGTGCGGACTGGATCCATCTCGACGTGATGGACGGGCACTTTGTTCCGAACATTTCCTACGGCCCCGACGTCATCAAGGCGATGCGCCCGCATACGAAGAAGATCTTCGACGCGCATCTGATGATCTCGCCCTGCGACCCCTATCTCGAGGCGTTCGCGAAAGCCGGCTGCGACCACATCACCGTGCATGCGGAGGCAGGTCCGCATCTGCACCGCTCGCTCCAGGCAATCCGCGCGCTGGGCAAGAAGGCCGGCGTCTCGCTCAACCCGGGCACACCGATCAGCGCGCTCGAATACGTCCTCGATCTGATCGACCTCGTGCTGGTGATGTCGGTCAATCCCGGCTTCGGCGGCCAGACCTTCGTCGCCTCCGCAATCGGCAAGATCCGCGACATCCGCGCGATGACCGCGGGCCGCCCGATCGACATCGAGGTCGATGGCGGCGTCGGCCCCGATGTCGCCGGCGCGCTGGCCGCCGCCGGCGCCAATGCGTTCGTCGCCGGCACCTCGGTGTTCAGGGGCGGCACGCTGGAGGCCTACAAGACCAACATCGCCGCGATCCGCAACGCCGCGCTCGGGGCGCGTGGCGAAGCGATCTGA
- a CDS encoding response regulator: protein MTRILIIDDQKDVRAMVAIVLRVNRFEVVEASSGAAGLKAFGESSFDAAIVDIFLGDTSGVDVIASLRERAPAMPIVAVSGMTALDFMEQSPHLASVVCLQKPFRPNDLLQALRTAQAAARGEEPAAV, encoded by the coding sequence ATGACCCGTATTCTCATCATCGACGACCAGAAGGACGTCCGCGCGATGGTCGCGATCGTGCTCCGGGTCAATCGTTTCGAGGTCGTGGAGGCAAGTAGCGGTGCCGCCGGGCTGAAAGCCTTCGGGGAAAGCTCCTTCGACGCGGCAATCGTGGACATCTTCCTCGGCGATACCAGCGGCGTCGACGTCATTGCGAGCCTTCGCGAGCGCGCACCCGCGATGCCGATCGTCGCGGTTTCCGGGATGACGGCGCTCGATTTCATGGAGCAGTCGCCTCATCTCGCCAGCGTGGTGTGCCTGCAAAAGCCGTTTCGGCCGAACGATCTGTTGCAGGCGCTGCGGACCGCGCAGGCAGCCGCGCGCGGCGAGGAGCCTGCGGCGGTCTGA
- a CDS encoding metallophosphoesterase family protein: MLLAVFSDIHGNRQAFDACLKAARARGAERIVLLGDLVGYGADPEWVVDTAMDLVAHGAVAVRGNHDQAVNSSAETMNAEAQIAIEWTRGRLDVVQRRFLAELPMLVEDGDRLFVHSEASNPQRWYYVRSTADAAKSLISTPAHVTFCGHIHRPALYSMSVTAKMTSFVPKTDVSVQLLRGRQWLAVLGAVGQPRDGDPSAAFVLFDTVSCEITYCRAPYDIASAANRIRENGLPPWLADRLSEGR, from the coding sequence GTGCTCCTAGCGGTCTTCTCGGATATCCATGGCAATCGGCAGGCGTTCGATGCCTGCCTCAAGGCCGCGCGGGCACGCGGCGCCGAGCGGATTGTGCTGCTCGGCGATCTCGTCGGCTATGGTGCCGACCCGGAATGGGTGGTGGATACCGCGATGGACCTGGTCGCCCATGGCGCCGTCGCGGTGCGCGGCAATCATGACCAGGCGGTGAATTCCTCGGCCGAGACCATGAACGCCGAGGCGCAGATCGCGATCGAATGGACGCGGGGGCGGCTCGACGTCGTGCAGCGCCGGTTCCTCGCCGAGCTGCCGATGCTCGTGGAGGACGGCGACCGACTGTTCGTGCACTCGGAGGCCTCGAATCCCCAACGCTGGTACTATGTCCGCTCGACGGCGGACGCCGCCAAGAGCCTGATATCGACGCCTGCGCACGTCACCTTCTGCGGGCATATCCACCGGCCCGCGCTCTATTCGATGTCGGTGACGGCGAAGATGACGAGCTTCGTGCCCAAGACCGACGTCTCCGTGCAGCTCCTGCGCGGCCGGCAATGGCTTGCCGTGCTCGGCGCGGTCGGCCAGCCGCGCGACGGCGATCCGTCGGCGGCCTTCGTGCTGTTCGACACGGTCTCGTGCGAGATCACCTATTGCCGCGCGCCCTATGACATCGCGAGCGCGGCGAACCGGATCCGCGAGAACGGCCTGCCGCCCTGGCTCGCCGACCGGCTGTCGGAAGGACGCTGA
- a CDS encoding EF-hand domain-containing protein produces MLFALSAVSNALDALQSLTSSKSSSSTQKTGSSQGATNPFAIDRGNSTTSTATSSVNSGNCPQIAPETMSALLAAQSQSSDRASTSASSTSSMSRQDALKDLFSQIDADGDGSITKSEFENALGAGGTNLAQADDVFSKLDANSDGDVSLEEMSKALKSGHHGHHHAQGASGAGDASGSGSDSSSQSGGGSTSTTTTNGDGSTTTTVTYADGFKMSTTVPGGSNVGNSAYNWFEQMMQRQAQASSATAASSMSMSV; encoded by the coding sequence ATGTTGTTCGCCCTCAGTGCCGTCTCGAACGCGCTCGATGCGCTCCAGTCGCTGACGAGCTCGAAATCGTCGTCGTCGACGCAAAAGACGGGCTCTTCGCAAGGCGCGACCAACCCGTTCGCGATCGACCGCGGCAACAGCACGACCAGCACCGCGACCTCGTCGGTCAACTCGGGCAATTGTCCGCAGATCGCGCCGGAGACGATGAGCGCACTGCTTGCTGCGCAAAGCCAGTCGTCGGACCGCGCGAGCACGTCCGCGAGCTCGACCTCGTCGATGAGCCGCCAGGATGCGCTGAAGGATCTGTTCTCGCAGATCGACGCGGACGGCGATGGCAGCATCACCAAGTCGGAGTTCGAGAACGCGCTGGGTGCGGGCGGCACCAATCTGGCGCAGGCCGATGACGTGTTCTCGAAGCTCGATGCAAACTCCGATGGCGACGTCAGCCTCGAGGAGATGTCGAAGGCGCTGAAGAGCGGCCATCACGGCCACCATCACGCCCAAGGCGCGAGCGGCGCGGGCGATGCGTCCGGCAGCGGTTCGGATTCATCGTCGCAATCGGGCGGCGGTTCGACCTCGACCACGACGACCAACGGCGACGGCTCGACCACCACCACCGTGACCTATGCCGACGGCTTCAAGATGTCGACGACTGTCCCGGGCGGCTCCAATGTCGGCAACTCGGCCTATAACTGGTTCGAGCAGATGATGCAGCGCCAGGCGCAGGCCTCTTCAGCGACGGCGGCTTCATCGATGTCGATGAGCGTGTGA
- a CDS encoding ABC transporter ATP-binding protein: protein MTSPLLAIRGLRAAYGKIEALKGVDIEINAGEIVALIGANGAGKSTLMMTIFGKPRARAGQILYEGRDITEVPTHEIAHLRIAQSPEGRRIFPRMSVAENLQMGADATECTEAERDATLERVFALFPRLKERYAQRGGTLSGGEQQMLAIGRALMSRPRLLLLDEPSLGLAPLIARQIFDAIRVLNRQDGLTVLIVEQNANHALKLAHRGYVMVNGLITLAGTGAELLQRSEIRAAYLEGGRHG, encoded by the coding sequence ATGACCTCGCCCCTGCTCGCGATCCGCGGCCTGCGCGCCGCTTACGGCAAGATCGAGGCCCTGAAGGGCGTCGACATCGAGATCAATGCCGGCGAGATCGTCGCGCTGATCGGCGCCAACGGTGCCGGCAAGTCGACGCTGATGATGACGATCTTCGGCAAGCCGCGCGCCCGCGCCGGCCAGATCCTGTACGAGGGCCGCGACATCACCGAGGTCCCGACCCACGAGATCGCGCATTTGCGCATCGCGCAATCGCCCGAGGGCCGGCGCATCTTCCCGCGCATGAGCGTCGCCGAAAACCTCCAAATGGGGGCGGACGCCACCGAATGCACCGAGGCGGAACGGGACGCCACGCTGGAGCGCGTGTTCGCGCTGTTTCCGCGGCTCAAGGAACGCTACGCCCAGCGCGGCGGCACGCTGTCCGGCGGCGAGCAGCAGATGCTGGCGATCGGCCGCGCCCTGATGAGCCGGCCGCGCCTGCTCCTGCTCGACGAGCCTTCGTTGGGGCTCGCGCCGCTGATCGCGCGCCAGATCTTCGATGCGATCCGCGTCCTGAACCGGCAGGACGGCCTGACGGTGCTGATCGTCGAGCAGAACGCCAACCATGCGCTCAAGCTCGCCCATCGCGGCTATGTCATGGTCAATGGCCTGATCACGCTGGCCGGAACCGGGGCCGAGTTGCTGCAGCGCTCCGAGATTCGCGCCGCCTATCTGGAGGGCGGCCGTCACGGCTGA
- a CDS encoding bifunctional serine/threonine-protein kinase/universal stress protein — MPIPLVKPGAEIDGYTIGEGVHAGGMATLWSVTHPGIDVPLLMKIPRVSEGEDPAAIVSFEMEMMILPRLAGPHVPTCFGTGDFAHQPYVVIERIPGTTLYKRLPDLPLAYDEARVLVAKIATALADLHRQNVIHHDIKPSSIMFRDGGEAVLIDYGLSHHNHLPDLLQEEFRLPYGTAPYMAPERLLGVRDDPRSDLFSLGVLLYFFTTGERPFGEGETLRAMRRRLWRDPHPPRKLRPDYPPWLQEVVLRCLEIEPVWRYPTAAQLAFDLAHPDQVKLTARSERLKRDPLSIAWRRRFNQGVMQPRAKSDVATQIASSPILAVALDTAEGAPELNEALRVTTERILATLPSARLACVNVLKLNRIAIDRTLDEQGSNKHIDRLVALRHWATPLKLDESRLSVHVLEAVDPAAALLEFAEINQVDHVIIGARQGSFRRTLLGSVSAKVAAEATCTVTVVRPPRMAADAAEPDADEATG; from the coding sequence ATGCCGATACCTCTGGTCAAGCCCGGCGCGGAGATCGACGGCTACACCATCGGCGAGGGCGTCCATGCCGGCGGCATGGCGACGCTGTGGAGCGTCACTCATCCCGGCATCGACGTGCCGCTGCTGATGAAGATCCCGCGGGTGTCCGAGGGCGAGGACCCGGCCGCGATCGTCTCCTTCGAGATGGAGATGATGATCCTGCCGAGGCTTGCAGGACCCCACGTGCCAACTTGTTTCGGCACGGGCGATTTCGCCCACCAGCCCTATGTCGTCATCGAGCGCATTCCGGGGACCACGCTGTACAAGCGGCTGCCCGACCTGCCACTGGCTTACGACGAGGCGCGGGTGCTCGTTGCGAAAATCGCGACCGCGCTCGCCGACCTGCACCGGCAGAACGTGATCCATCACGACATCAAGCCGAGCAGTATCATGTTCCGCGACGGTGGCGAGGCGGTGTTGATCGACTATGGCCTGTCGCACCACAACCATCTGCCGGACCTGTTGCAGGAGGAGTTCCGCCTGCCTTACGGCACCGCACCCTACATGGCGCCGGAACGGCTCTTGGGGGTGCGCGACGATCCGCGCAGCGATCTGTTTTCGCTCGGCGTGCTGCTCTATTTCTTCACGACCGGCGAGCGGCCGTTCGGCGAGGGCGAGACGCTGCGCGCGATGCGCCGCCGGCTCTGGCGCGATCCGCATCCGCCGCGCAAGCTGCGCCCCGACTATCCGCCCTGGCTCCAGGAGGTGGTGCTGCGCTGTCTGGAGATCGAGCCGGTCTGGCGCTATCCGACCGCGGCCCAGCTTGCCTTCGACCTTGCCCATCCGGACCAGGTCAAGCTCACCGCGCGCTCGGAGCGGTTGAAGCGCGATCCCCTCAGCATCGCCTGGCGGCGCCGTTTCAACCAGGGCGTCATGCAGCCGCGCGCGAAATCGGATGTCGCGACGCAGATCGCATCGAGCCCCATCCTCGCGGTCGCGCTCGACACTGCGGAAGGCGCGCCTGAGCTGAACGAAGCGCTTCGTGTCACGACCGAACGCATTCTCGCGACACTACCGTCCGCGCGGCTCGCCTGCGTCAATGTGCTGAAACTCAACCGCATCGCCATCGACCGGACGTTGGACGAGCAAGGCTCCAACAAGCATATCGACCGCCTGGTGGCGCTCAGACACTGGGCTACCCCGCTCAAGCTGGACGAGAGCCGGCTGTCGGTTCACGTGCTGGAGGCCGTCGATCCCGCCGCCGCGCTACTGGAATTCGCCGAGATCAACCAGGTCGACCATGTCATCATCGGCGCGCGGCAGGGCTCGTTCAGACGCACGCTGCTCGGCAGCGTCTCGGCCAAGGTCGCCGCGGAAGCGACCTGCACCGTCACGGTGGTGCGGCCGCCGCGGATGGCGGCGGATGCGGCCGAGCCGGATGCAGACGAGGCGACGGGATGA
- a CDS encoding P1 family peptidase, translating to MKNLLTDIAGVRVGHADDAKLGSGTTAIIFDAPAVAAIDVRGGGPGTREVSLLDVANTVERVDAIALSGGSAFGLDTGGGVQAWLAEQGRGFRIREAVIPVVPGAIVFDLLNGGNKAWGRFSPYRDLGYAAAASAGTDFALGSVGAGLGATTATFKGGLGSASAVTTNGIKVAAIMVVNAVGSVTVGNGPWFWAAPFEENGEFGGRGLPEKFTPDMLAMRIKGGPAASARENTTIGLVVTDAILTKAQAKRLAMIAQTGFARAIYPVHAPLDGDVLFAAATCEKPIEPLVELTELGMVAANVVARAIARGVHSATALPFAGALPAWRDKFG from the coding sequence TTGAAAAACCTTCTCACCGATATCGCCGGCGTTCGCGTCGGTCACGCCGACGACGCCAAGCTCGGCTCGGGCACCACCGCGATCATTTTTGATGCCCCGGCGGTGGCGGCGATCGACGTCCGCGGCGGAGGACCCGGCACGCGCGAGGTCTCGCTGCTCGATGTCGCCAACACGGTCGAGCGCGTCGACGCGATTGCACTGTCCGGCGGCTCCGCCTTCGGGCTCGATACCGGCGGCGGCGTGCAAGCCTGGCTCGCCGAACAGGGCCGCGGCTTTCGCATCCGCGAAGCCGTGATCCCGGTCGTGCCCGGCGCCATCGTGTTCGATCTGCTCAATGGCGGCAACAAGGCCTGGGGACGCTTTTCTCCCTATCGCGATCTCGGCTACGCCGCGGCCGCCTCTGCCGGCACCGACTTCGCGCTCGGCAGCGTCGGCGCCGGCCTGGGCGCCACCACGGCCACCTTCAAGGGCGGGCTCGGCTCGGCATCGGCGGTGACCACGAACGGCATCAAGGTCGCCGCGATCATGGTCGTCAATGCGGTCGGCAGCGTCACCGTCGGCAACGGGCCGTGGTTCTGGGCCGCGCCGTTCGAGGAGAACGGCGAATTCGGCGGGCGCGGTCTGCCGGAGAAGTTCACGCCGGACATGCTGGCGATGCGTATCAAGGGCGGCCCGGCCGCAAGCGCGCGCGAGAACACCACCATCGGCCTCGTCGTCACCGACGCCATCCTGACCAAGGCGCAGGCCAAGCGGCTCGCGATGATCGCCCAGACCGGATTTGCCCGCGCCATCTACCCCGTGCACGCCCCGCTCGACGGCGACGTACTGTTTGCGGCGGCCACTTGCGAGAAACCGATCGAGCCGCTGGTCGAGCTCACTGAGCTCGGCATGGTCGCCGCCAACGTGGTCGCGCGCGCGATCGCACGCGGCGTCCACAGTGCGACGGCACTGCCGTTCGCGGGCGCACTGCCGGCGTGGAGGGATAAGTTCGGCTAG
- a CDS encoding PAS domain S-box protein: MIKTGLQEANVLSIDRSTFLSTLPATSRDRTAALTIVGVSSIVFALAVPFAGVPLERVPAFIASYQSALAVCDVITAVLLFSQFAVLRTRALLWLSSGYLFTAAAAVVHALSFPGLFAPNGLFGSGPQTTAWLYMIWHGGFPLFVLAYVWWKGVNGGVEISGPTRNAIIGSLLGVGAAVAAFTWIVTARHDLLPALLKEGGGFTTAQVGVISFVWSLSFAALIGLWFRRPHAVIDVWLMTVMCAWLFDIALSGIFNSARFDLGFYAGRLYGLCAAIFVLAVLLIENVRLQGRMVGLVGRLREQSASDRDFYGKRLALYGAVVESSNDAIITTSLDGIITGWNRAAERLFGHSAVEAIGKPIDLIVPKDRKPEVRNILNRISSNESIAQHETVRLRKDGRQLDVVLNISPLRAAGGEIVGVSKIAHDITEEMQSREKLRREIEERQRIFETSQDLILVTDGYGNFVQVSPSVTAILGLKPEDMIGHCATEFIHPDDLERTRNEMRAARRGQIMRSFEARYYHYDGHEVTLNWMGTWSEPVRRHFFIGRDLTEKQAAEAQFRQVQKMDAIGQLTGGVAHDFNNVLTVITGTIGILSDAVADRPELAAITKLIDDAAERGAQLTKHLLAFARKQPLQPREIDVNRLVLEAAKLLHPTLGEQITITPQLTEDAWPALIDPNQLTTAILNLALNARDAMPDGGTLVLETRNVFLDDGYASMNVDVAPGNYVMIAVSDTGSGIPPDLIDRVFDPFFTTKEVGKGTGLGLSMVFGFVKQSGGHIKIYSEEDHGTSVKIYLPRSTGVQETEYEALQNVPIAGGDEKILIVEDDALVRQYVVTQIKSLGYAALEAANAAEALTIIDADTGIDLLFTDVIMPGAMNGRQLADEAARRRPDLKTLFTSGYTENAIVHHGRLDSGVLLLAKPYRKSELARMIRTALAG; the protein is encoded by the coding sequence ATGATCAAAACCGGTCTGCAAGAGGCGAACGTGCTTTCGATCGACCGAAGCACCTTTCTTTCGACCTTGCCGGCCACATCGCGCGATCGCACCGCAGCATTGACGATCGTCGGTGTTTCCTCGATCGTGTTCGCGCTGGCCGTACCCTTTGCCGGTGTGCCACTCGAGCGCGTGCCCGCCTTCATCGCGAGCTACCAATCCGCTCTCGCGGTCTGCGACGTCATCACTGCGGTCCTGCTGTTCTCGCAATTCGCAGTGTTGCGGACCCGTGCATTGCTGTGGCTTTCGAGCGGCTATCTGTTCACCGCGGCAGCCGCCGTCGTCCACGCGCTCAGCTTTCCCGGCCTTTTCGCGCCGAATGGCCTATTTGGCTCCGGCCCGCAGACAACCGCTTGGCTCTATATGATCTGGCACGGCGGCTTTCCGCTGTTCGTGCTGGCCTATGTCTGGTGGAAGGGGGTGAACGGAGGGGTCGAAATCTCGGGTCCGACGCGAAACGCGATCATCGGCAGCTTGCTCGGTGTCGGCGCCGCAGTGGCGGCCTTCACCTGGATCGTTACCGCCCGCCACGATCTGCTTCCGGCACTGTTGAAGGAAGGCGGCGGCTTCACGACGGCGCAGGTCGGTGTGATCTCGTTCGTGTGGTCTCTGAGCTTTGCCGCCCTGATTGGCCTGTGGTTCAGGCGGCCACATGCGGTGATCGACGTCTGGCTCATGACGGTGATGTGCGCTTGGCTGTTCGATATCGCCCTGTCGGGGATCTTCAACAGTGCCCGCTTCGATCTCGGCTTCTATGCCGGCCGTCTCTACGGCCTCTGCGCCGCGATCTTCGTGCTCGCGGTGCTGTTGATCGAGAACGTCCGTCTCCAGGGGCGTATGGTCGGCCTCGTCGGCAGACTGCGCGAGCAGTCGGCCTCGGATCGCGATTTCTATGGCAAGCGCCTCGCGCTGTACGGTGCCGTCGTCGAGTCCTCCAACGACGCCATCATCACGACGTCCCTCGACGGCATCATCACCGGCTGGAACAGGGCCGCCGAGCGCCTGTTCGGCCATTCCGCCGTCGAGGCGATCGGCAAGCCGATCGATCTCATCGTGCCCAAGGACCGGAAGCCCGAAGTCCGTAACATTCTCAATCGTATCAGCAGCAACGAATCGATCGCCCAGCACGAGACGGTGCGGCTCCGAAAGGACGGCCGTCAGCTCGACGTCGTGCTCAACATCTCGCCGCTGAGAGCGGCGGGCGGGGAGATCGTCGGCGTCTCCAAGATCGCCCATGACATCACCGAGGAGATGCAATCCAGGGAGAAGCTGCGCCGCGAGATCGAGGAACGCCAGCGCATCTTCGAGACGTCGCAGGATCTGATCCTGGTCACCGACGGCTACGGCAATTTCGTCCAGGTCAGCCCGAGCGTGACCGCCATCCTCGGCCTCAAACCGGAGGACATGATCGGGCACTGCGCGACCGAATTCATCCATCCCGACGATCTCGAAAGGACGCGCAACGAAATGCGCGCGGCGCGGCGTGGCCAGATCATGCGCAGCTTCGAGGCGCGCTACTATCACTATGATGGTCACGAGGTCACACTGAACTGGATGGGTACCTGGTCGGAGCCGGTGAGGCGCCATTTTTTCATCGGGCGCGACCTGACCGAGAAGCAGGCCGCCGAGGCCCAGTTCAGGCAGGTCCAGAAAATGGATGCCATCGGCCAGTTGACCGGCGGCGTCGCTCACGACTTCAACAACGTGCTGACCGTCATCACCGGCACGATCGGCATCCTGTCGGATGCCGTCGCCGATCGTCCCGAACTTGCCGCCATCACCAAGCTGATCGACGATGCCGCCGAGCGCGGCGCGCAACTGACCAAGCATCTGCTCGCCTTCGCCCGCAAGCAGCCGCTTCAGCCGCGCGAAATCGACGTCAATAGGCTGGTGCTCGAAGCCGCCAAGCTGCTGCATCCGACCCTCGGCGAGCAGATCACCATCACCCCGCAACTCACCGAAGACGCCTGGCCGGCGTTGATCGATCCGAACCAGCTCACCACCGCGATCCTCAATCTCGCCTTGAATGCGCGCGACGCCATGCCGGACGGCGGCACGCTGGTGCTGGAGACCCGTAACGTCTTCCTCGATGACGGCTATGCCAGCATGAACGTCGATGTCGCACCCGGCAACTACGTGATGATCGCGGTCAGCGACACCGGCAGCGGAATTCCGCCCGACTTGATCGATCGGGTGTTCGACCCCTTCTTCACCACCAAGGAGGTCGGCAAGGGCACTGGCCTCGGGCTCAGCATGGTGTTCGGCTTCGTCAAGCAATCTGGCGGCCACATCAAGATCTACAGCGAGGAGGACCACGGCACGAGCGTGAAGATCTACCTGCCGCGCTCGACCGGCGTGCAGGAGACCGAATACGAGGCGCTGCAGAACGTGCCGATCGCCGGCGGCGACGAGAAGATCCTGATCGTCGAGGACGACGCCCTGGTGCGGCAGTATGTCGTGACCCAGATCAAGAGCCTCGGCTATGCCGCGCTCGAAGCCGCCAACGCGGCCGAGGCGCTCACCATCATCGATGCCGACACCGGCATCGACCTGCTCTTCACCGACGTCATCATGCCCGGCGCGATGAACGGCCGTCAGCTTGCCGACGAGGCGGCGCGCCGGCGTCCGGACCTGAAAACGCTGTTCACCTCCGGCTACACCGAGAACGCCATCGTCCATCACGGCCGGCTCGATTCCGGCGTGCTGCTCCTGGCAAAGCCCTATCGCAAGTCCGAGCTTGCCAGGATGATCCGGACGGCGCTCGCCGGTTGA
- a CDS encoding branched-chain amino acid ABC transporter substrate-binding protein, with protein MKSLKLIGLAFGASIALSSAAFAQDVTIAVAGPMTGGESAFGRQMKNGAEMAVADLNAAGGVNGKKLALDVEDDACDPKQARSVAEKISSAKMPFVAGHYCSSSSIPASEAYADGNVLQITPASTNPLFTERKLWNVARVCGRDDQQGLIAAQYIAKNFKGKNIAILNDKTTYGKGLADETKKALNKAGITEKMYESYNKGDKDFNAIVSRLKRDNIDLVYVGGYHQESGLILRQMRDQGLKTVLMAGDALADKEYASITGPAGEGTLFTFGPDPRNKPTAKKIVEAFKAKGIDPEGYTLYTYAAMQVWSQAAKKAGTTDAKKVMAAMKAGKWDTVIGPIEYDAKGDIKQIDYVVYKWDAKGGYAEIVGGGT; from the coding sequence ATGAAATCACTGAAGCTCATCGGTCTGGCATTCGGCGCATCGATCGCGCTGTCGAGCGCGGCGTTCGCGCAGGATGTCACAATCGCAGTCGCAGGCCCGATGACCGGCGGCGAGTCCGCCTTCGGCCGTCAGATGAAGAACGGCGCCGAGATGGCCGTGGCCGACCTCAACGCCGCCGGCGGCGTCAACGGCAAGAAGCTCGCGCTCGACGTCGAGGACGACGCCTGCGATCCGAAGCAGGCGCGCTCGGTGGCCGAGAAGATCTCCAGCGCCAAGATGCCGTTCGTCGCCGGGCACTATTGCTCGTCGTCGTCGATCCCGGCCTCGGAAGCCTATGCCGACGGCAACGTGCTCCAGATCACGCCCGCCTCGACCAACCCGCTGTTCACCGAGCGCAAGCTCTGGAACGTGGCGCGCGTCTGCGGCCGTGACGATCAGCAGGGCCTGATCGCGGCGCAGTACATCGCCAAGAACTTCAAGGGCAAGAACATCGCGATCCTCAACGACAAGACCACCTACGGCAAGGGTCTTGCGGACGAGACCAAGAAGGCGCTCAACAAGGCCGGCATCACCGAGAAGATGTACGAGTCCTACAACAAGGGCGACAAGGACTTTAACGCCATCGTCTCGCGCCTGAAGCGCGACAACATCGATCTCGTCTATGTCGGCGGCTACCATCAGGAGAGCGGCCTGATTCTGCGCCAGATGCGCGATCAGGGCCTCAAGACGGTGCTGATGGCCGGCGACGCGCTCGCCGACAAGGAGTACGCCTCCATCACCGGCCCGGCCGGCGAAGGCACGTTGTTCACCTTCGGCCCCGATCCGCGCAACAAGCCGACCGCGAAGAAGATCGTCGAGGCTTTCAAGGCCAAGGGCATCGATCCCGAAGGCTACACCCTCTACACCTATGCCGCGATGCAGGTCTGGTCGCAGGCGGCCAAGAAGGCCGGCACGACCGACGCCAAGAAGGTCATGGCGGCGATGAAGGCCGGCAAGTGGGATACGGTGATCGGCCCGATCGAGTACGACGCCAAGGGCGACATCAAGCAGATCGACTATGTCGTCTACAAATGGGATGCCAAGGGCGGCTATGCCGAGATCGTCGGCGGCGGCACCTGA
- a CDS encoding MotA/TolQ/ExbB proton channel family protein, with protein MSSITIGPTARLSADPSERSALLFWMIFTGLSIFAVILLWRFGLIHLMLTSDRTYISSVIAVLYIVTCGHCFLRTRAIAREGAAARRCRAVLAAAGGSKALDTSATSLPRGLVRDHIESLVTKAAAQDYRPVDQTLLLRNLADRLRGSNGFGAFVSDTLMKLGLLGTIIGFIIMLAPIAGLDAADKVAMRSSMGMMSDGMAVAMYTTLAGLIGSILVRIQYYMLDAATQRVFSDAVVLTETYVTPALERRHDG; from the coding sequence ATGAGCTCGATCACGATTGGACCGACCGCACGGCTATCGGCCGACCCGTCAGAGCGGAGCGCGCTGCTGTTCTGGATGATCTTCACCGGCCTTTCCATCTTCGCCGTCATCCTGTTGTGGCGGTTCGGGCTGATCCACCTGATGCTGACCTCGGACCGGACCTACATTTCGAGCGTGATCGCGGTGCTCTACATCGTCACCTGCGGTCACTGCTTTCTGCGGACGCGGGCGATCGCGCGTGAGGGGGCGGCGGCGCGGCGCTGCCGCGCCGTGCTGGCGGCGGCCGGTGGCAGCAAGGCGCTCGATACCAGCGCCACCTCGCTGCCGCGCGGGCTGGTGCGGGATCACATCGAAAGCCTGGTGACGAAGGCGGCCGCGCAGGACTACAGGCCGGTCGACCAGACGCTGCTGCTGCGAAACCTCGCCGACCGCCTGCGCGGCTCCAATGGGTTCGGCGCCTTCGTCTCCGACACGCTGATGAAGCTCGGCCTGCTCGGCACCATCATCGGCTTCATCATCATGCTGGCGCCGATCGCGGGGCTGGACGCCGCGGACAAGGTCGCGATGCGCTCCTCGATGGGAATGATGAGCGACGGCATGGCGGTCGCGATGTACACGACGCTCGCAGGTCTCATCGGCTCGATCCTGGTCCGGATCCAGTACTACATGCTGGACGCCGCGACCCAGCGCGTGTTTTCCGACGCCGTCGTGCTGACGGAGACCTACGTCACGCCGGCATTGGAACGCCGTCATGATGGATGA